Within Vicia villosa cultivar HV-30 ecotype Madison, WI linkage group LG1, Vvil1.0, whole genome shotgun sequence, the genomic segment ATTATGCAACTTACTACTGGAATCCTTGCCAAAGCAATTTTAACTAACTTCAAGTGTTATATAAAGGAATACACCTCAAATATTAAATGAAAttacaaaaaatacaaaataaggcTAATCGTCATGAGCTTTGAACGTTTTCATAGATAAGCATACCGTCAAATACGTAAATAATAACGTTCATAGACCCTGATGGACGATATTACAAAAACTCTCCTACAGGAAACAAAGTAGATAGCACAAAGGCAAAGACTTAAGATTAGGACATACCGTAACAACTTAAAGTCTCTTCTGAGGGACTTAACTTAAATTCTCGCCTAAGGGACTCAACTTAAATTCTCGCCTGAGTGACTCATCTTAAAGTCTCTCCTGAgagactcaacttaaagtctcgccTGAAGGACTCAACTTTAAGTCTCATCTGAtggactcaacttaaagtctcgtCTGAGGGACTCAATTAAAAGTCTTGCTcgagggactcaacttaaagtctccTATGATAGAATAAACTTAAAATCTTGCATGAGGGATCAACATAAAGTCTTTTCCGAGGGACTTAACTTAAACCATCATCCAAAGTTATGCTTGAGGGACTCGTCGTATGCCCTCATCAAGAAAAGCCCACCTGGGATAGATTCGTACAAAGAAGTCTTAAAGTTGTGAGCCATCTTATTAACCACTTCGTTCTTTTCAAAGTCTCGTTCTTGAGGGACTATGtactaatataattttattatgctCTAAGAAGGAATAGCTGACGTAAAAGTAAGAAAGGTCAAGATAGGGACGAGGGGCGAGTTTCCCTGCAAAGCTACAGGCATCCTGAATGGGCCATAAGACTACTTGGATCTTAGTCATAGCCTGCCTGGTTGAGTTTGCTACATCTGAACTCATTCTCCCTTGTCCAGTGGAGGTGATAGATGATATATTCCATTATAACATACTAGAAGAGGGGTAAAGAGAATAACCGCCTTCTCCATAACCTGAGAAAGATTAACTCATTTTCTCTACATGTTTTTAGAAGTAGAATTGAAGCAATTGTCTTTAGGCCTAGATACAAGAGGTCTCTATAAATAACTCAGTCTTAGTGTTGAAGAGAGACACTCTCATTACGCATATACCACATACATAGCTTCTCACCTCCTTACGTGAGTTGGTTCTAAATTTtacaatcaattttaaaaatctcTGATAGTCCTTAATTATTAGGGATTGTCACATATTAATACAGTTattgtaataaaaatatatacattttatttcaatttactTAACATTGTCGAAAACAACCATTATTCTTAAAGTGAGTAGAGAGTATAGTAAATTGTCCTACTTTCTTTCCAATAAATATATTCATAAGAGAATCTACCTAATATTCTAAGACACATGGTATTTGATGAATATACTTAATAGTTATAGGTTTGGTTTAAAAATGAAGAAATTGTCGACAAGCTTAAACTGTTCACTTTTTGTGCTCAAAACCAAGACATCGTTTTCTAATAAATATTTCTACAAAGTAAGCCATAAAAAGTggaaaatgttgaaaattgaaaCGATGTAGGGTTTGAGGAAAGATGAATGATCCATGTCTTGGCAGCTCCCTAATCCTAATCCATCTCCCATCTCAATTCAACCATTATTAGGTGCGGCAGTACGTTGTCATGTGTTATGCAAACATATAGCTGAATTATTAAACTTGTGTCTTTATAGCTTAAACTTGTTAAAGTTGTGTCATATCAACAAAATAGCAACTTGGTTGTGAATATTCAATACTGTGTTTATGGATGAGTGCGGACTTATTTATTCATTCATAAATGTCACTAATTGTAGTttacttttccttttttttctggTAGCAAGTTCTATTGCTaactgtttttatttttttattatagaagGCTCAATAGGATTAAGAAAACTTTCAAACATGAACATAGTTTTAAAATTTGATCCATTCAATACTATCGGTTAACTCTAAACGTTGGTCTAGCGGTGGAGGCTTAGTTCTTGAGAGTGTTTCTCTCAAAATCCTGAGTTTAAATCATACTAATTCTGTAAACGGGACCTCCGCTAGTGGATAGTGAGATTAGTCCTTTTTGAATTAGTCGGTCGCAAAGTCGGATATCAAAATTTGCAAAATTGGAGGAGGTCATTTAAAGTCTCAAAATTCAAATTATCTAACttgaaatatttcttttaaatttaaaaaacagtTGAAAAAATTTTCTGGCTGAAAtcaaactaaattttttttttttgaaatcggAATTGAATCCTTAACACTAGACCAAACGCCAGCATTGGCAGCACATGTTCTTTTATTCTCTTCTGAATTGAAAAATCAGCATAACTTTGCACATGCTCATTCAGAAGAGGCATTTCTTATTCAGAAAGCTATAATAGGATTTTAAATATTCTTCAATTCTTCTATTCATACTAGAACATCTTTTGACTTAAAATATTTATCTATCATTAACTTCTTTGGTaagttattttcaaatatttaaacGTTGCAATATTTTAGTAAATGTAAGTAATTATTTCACCTATACAACCTGAAATGTAAGGGTGACAAAATAAACACAACTAATTATTTTTAAGGCTATCCGGCTTAAGTtcgaaaaaaaaaagagtgagaAGAATCgagtaaatttaaataatttattctaATTAGTAGATTAATAAGTTGGCGGGCTGATTCGTTAAACacgaatatttttttatcatatttttaattaatatgtattagtagataatttataatatttttattttaaaaaatccaaCTCTTATTGTAATATTTATCTTTTATATTGGCAATGTAGGAGTATGTAGACACaagtaaaacaaacaaatatatataaaattttataaaattaatttaagacCATAATAAATTCAACATTATgatcaataaaaaaaaagtcaCATTATAAATCCAACaagattaaataaatttaaaattttttaaaatatttcaacataaaataaatctaataaattaaaaaaatattaatatagatccaacaaatataaaaaaaaaatattatttttcttttgactcGTGAGTTGGCCTCCCGTTCAGTATGATCCATTTTTTCAGCGAGTCGAATGAAACTAGCTAATCAATAGAATCGAGTTGAAAACTTCAATTCAATTtgtctaaaataataaattaaatgagTCACTCTGACAAACCTGACCCATTTCGTCActctaattaaaattaattttataaacctaaaatatCCATTTAAAATATCCATCagaaataaaagagaaaacaGTTAGTGTCATCTCAAAGTTTCATTGATGAAAAGTGATGAGTGTAACTTCTTTTCAAGAACTTTCCTACCAAATCAAAGTAAAAAAAACAAAGTAGAGTTCAATTTTTGGCTTATATAACAAGACAAGATAAAATCATATACATGCCTACCACCTTTGCTTATACCTCAAAGCACCCAACTACAACACTTAATCTATTTTCCTATTTTCCTACTTTACATAACATTAACAATAAAGTCCATTTATGCTTCTCAAACAAGTCTAACAAAATTCAACTATATGGTTGGCCTCACATCTAACTGAAATTTAATCATAAGCTCTTCTTTACATAACACTACATATTCATTCATAACCTAATCCAAAAAATATCAACATTTCAAAATGGAACTTCCTTCACCTTCTACAATACTTATTGGCCTCTCCTTAGATTCAAATGATAGCAAGGAGCTTCTTTCATGGACAATGAGAGTTCTGGCCAAACCAAATGATACTATTGTTGCAGTGCATGTTCTTGGTTAGTCACTTTTATTTTTCTAACATGTTCAATTTATTCAACAGTTTTAATTTAGAGTTTTAATCAATAAGCTGAAAAGTTTGTTGAATTTTAGTTGGTGAGAATATGAAGAAAAGTGTATCTGTTAGAAGAAGACAATCACATCTTAGACAAGCAAAAGCATATGTTATATCTGTGCTCGGAGAATTCGCGCAGACGTGTTGGTCTAAACAGGTAACACAGCGATcacaaatatatttaaccctattataTAATTGTGTTACGTAATATAATGCCGATGAAAATATCGTTTTTAGATTAATTTGGAGGCTAAAGTGGCAATGAGTTCCACAATAGGTGCTGGTTTAGTGAAGGAAGCCGAGTTAATTTCGgccgattttcttcttcttcgcgGAACCTCTAAAGGAATTGCCAAGTATTGCTTTGATCATTTACATGGAAGTTGCACAATGGTCTCAGTTGGTGCTAGAAGCACAATGACAGAAATGAATGCGCAGAACAGTTCGCCGAGAACAGTACTAGATCGATTAGAGGGACAGTCGAATAGTACAGAAGACGATACTTTTAGCACGCGAGCATCGAGCATGATATATACACCTTCATCTGATTCGAAGATTAAGAGAAAATCGAAGTTGAGAAAATCGCAATTCTCATTCAGGTTCATAATGTCATTCCTTGGTTCACCATTCAGATTAAAGAGCTTCAATGTGTCGAAAAATGAAATACATCATCAACCCTTGTTGAAGTGCTTCAGCTATGAAGATATTTGCAATGCTACTGATCACTTTCACCAAGGTATATTACATAACATAGAATTTAAAGATTTGATTAATGTTAACATTGAATTCGGGTTTCTTATATGTTTCGTTTTTGGTTTATCGAAAGTAGATAATTTGGTTGGTAGAGGAGGGTACTCAGAAGTATATAAAGGTGATCTTTGTGATGGAGAAACCATTGCTGTGAAGAGGTTAGCCAAAGACAACAAAGATCCAAACAAGGAGAAAGAGTTTCTTATGGAGTTGGGTGTTATTGGACATGTCTGTCATCCGAATACGGCGAGCTTATTAGGCTACTGCTTTGAAAATGGACTCTATCTGATTTTCAGTTACTCTCAAAATGGAAACTTGTCAACTGCGTTGCATGGTATTGTTACTATTACAAAATTACTCTATATAGCACAGACACTTCAGATTGAAAACGTGTCTGGTATCTGACACCAGCATGACACTGGCACATGTACATACATACATTCAATAATTCTATTTGTTCGTGTCTATGTCTGTGTTTCATAGTTATTGTTTTGTTATGTCTTCGTATGAGATTTAAAACGCAGCGAAATGAATTTACCAGGTAAAGCAGGAAATTCACTTGACTGGCCAATAAGGTACAAGATTGCTATTGGAGTTGCAAGAGGTCTCCATTATCTTCATAAATGTTGCAAACATCGAATAATTCATCGTGACATTAAAGCCTCCAATGTTCTTCTTGGTCCTGATTATGAACCACAGGTAGATACTATTACTACTATAGAATAGCAATAATCAATTTCAATTAACATTGTTTTGTTCTACCGAATTCAACTCGTGCAACTTAAAgtttaaaaattacttttccTTTATTTTGCATGTATTAGATTACAGATTTTGGACTTGCAAAGTGGCTTCCTAACAAATGGACTCACCATGCTGTAATCCCGGTGGAGGGGACCTTTGGATATTTAGCACCCGAGGTTTTTATGCATGGGATTGTAGATGAGAAAACTGATATTTTCGCATTCGGTGTTCTTCTTTTGGAGATCGTAACCGGAAGAAGACCTGTTGATTCATCAAAGAAAAACATTCTCCTATGGGTAAATTCGCCATTCATTTCATCCCTAATGCTAATGTAGCATCGACACTTCAATATAAGTGTCTGGTGTTTGTGTCTGTGTATATGTCTGTGTCAGTGTTTCATAGCTGATCGTTACTTAATATCAGGCAAAGCCTCTAATGGAATCAGGAGATATTGCTGAGCTGGCTGATCCAAGAATGGAAGGTAAATATGATACCGAAGAATTGCATAGGGTAATCCTAACAGCTTCATACTGTGTCAGACAAACTTCCACTTGGCGTCCTGCCACGACCGAGGTGAGCcaaaaaaacaacataaatattGTCATGTTTAATTTCTTTAAGGTTTAGGCGTCTGAATAAGATCAAACTTCGCGAAATgaagtttttgtttttgttttcatgttttatacAGGTGTTGGAGATGTTAACTAGTGGCCAAGACTATAAAATCGGAAATAGTGGGAGAATTGCAAACTTCAGTTCTGATGAATTGGATGATTACTCTATGGTTTTTGGATACAATGTACCTTCGGAAATATCGCTAGAGGATTATTTGTGAGGATGTAATGTAGTTTAGTTTCGAAGTTTGTTTGACTATGATTTGAGGTTTGTGATAGGAGTGTGTGTAGTAATGAAGATGTACATCAGAAATTGGTTCATTATTTTTGTAACTTAAATAACATATTGGAAGTGTGAGAGAATGTGAAAGCATAAGAACAATTATCATAATGGATGATCAAGATTTTGACTATCTAATCAAAACAATTTCATAGATAATAGGTGACATGAGTGAAATCATATCTAAACTGCATTTGAATATGCATAGCAGCAGCAGGAGGTAAAAGTTGAGAAAAATCACTTCAAGATATGAAACTTGGCACTCAAGCTATATGAAACAAAGCTTTGTGCTACACATTTTAGGGTGCTATATTTAACAAAGCTGTGTGTTTACTTACAATTGATGTGTTTTCACATAATTTGATGATATTTCTAAAATGTCTAATTCATGTTACTGTAAAGGCATGGTCTTCTGGCGAAAACAGTGGCCACTAGTCACTAAGATCAATGTTCCCCCTTTTCTTCTATCCAATTACCATGGAATAATTGTAGATACTTTGACCACAAGTTAACCCATATTTTACTTCTTTCATTTTGATGTTCTTTACTAGATTGATTTGGTTGTTCTTGAATAATCATGGCTTGGTGATATTGgtgccatttttttttttttcaataagcgaAAGATTGAttaaatcgcactaggggtgcaacccaaaCAATAGAGGTCTACAAAGATTTAAAGCAAGATAAAGGAGCTTTGTACCAATCGTAAAAACAAGGACTATACGATTGAATTCTACACCCACTCCATCTCCAAGAGAAGAACATAGCATTAGTACAAACAACCTCAAAACTATACGAATCATTATCGAAGACGATAGCGTTCCTCATTAACCATAAGCTCCATAGCGTTGCCATCCAAATAATGTAAATGACTTCCCATGTTAGTCCATTAGCGAACAGATTGACGACTATAGTTATTTTCATTATCTTGTGAACATTTAAGTTTCAGATTGACGACTATAGTTCCTTTTATTATATTGTGAatatttaggctatgtttgggagtttggaagggaggggaggggaagacttctaaaaaagaaattttaaaaaaatataggaaaatatttgacattttttaaaaaaatgattttgtttagaatgataaaagagtcattatcattactaaatttttaatttttagaataccATAACAACCTAAAagttatttgaaaaatttatgtaaacccTTCAGAACCCTCCACA encodes:
- the LOC131628082 gene encoding probable receptor-like serine/threonine-protein kinase At5g57670, which gives rise to MELPSPSTILIGLSLDSNDSKELLSWTMRVLAKPNDTIVAVHVLVGENMKKSVSVRRRQSHLRQAKAYVISVLGEFAQTCWSKQINLEAKVAMSSTIGAGLVKEAELISADFLLLRGTSKGIAKYCFDHLHGSCTMVSVGARSTMTEMNAQNSSPRTVLDRLEGQSNSTEDDTFSTRASSMIYTPSSDSKIKRKSKLRKSQFSFRFIMSFLGSPFRLKSFNVSKNEIHHQPLLKCFSYEDICNATDHFHQDNLVGRGGYSEVYKGDLCDGETIAVKRLAKDNKDPNKEKEFLMELGVIGHVCHPNTASLLGYCFENGLYLIFSYSQNGNLSTALHGKAGNSLDWPIRYKIAIGVARGLHYLHKCCKHRIIHRDIKASNVLLGPDYEPQITDFGLAKWLPNKWTHHAVIPVEGTFGYLAPEVFMHGIVDEKTDIFAFGVLLLEIVTGRRPVDSSKKNILLWAKPLMESGDIAELADPRMEGKYDTEELHRVILTASYCVRQTSTWRPATTEVLEMLTSGQDYKIGNSGRIANFSSDELDDYSMVFGYNVPSEISLEDYL